A region from the Solibacillus sp. FSL H8-0523 genome encodes:
- the ftsX gene encoding permease-like cell division protein FtsX: MKGRTLVRHFRESFKSLGRNSWMTIASVSAVTVTLLLVGVFAVIMMNLNKVATDLENDVEIRVMIDIIPDAAEAKLAEDHLINEIHSLLDVDEVTYSSKEEELNKLIKDFGDELSLFEQNNPLYNVLYVKAVDPLKTAEVAKQIDSFDNTQEVKYGEGKVEKLFNFLEIARNVGLVLILGLLFTAMFLISNTIRITIIARKDEIEIMKLVGATNSFVRIPFVLEGMWLGIIGSIIPIAVVSVAYYKIHELLSPRLKGELFQLLDVTPLLYQVNGMILLIGVFIGVWGSFMSVRKFLKV, translated from the coding sequence ATGAAGGGTAGAACGCTCGTACGCCATTTTAGAGAAAGTTTTAAGTCATTAGGGCGTAACAGCTGGATGACGATTGCATCAGTTAGTGCCGTAACAGTTACGTTATTATTAGTCGGTGTGTTTGCAGTCATCATGATGAACTTAAATAAAGTTGCAACAGATTTAGAAAACGACGTGGAAATTCGCGTCATGATTGATATTATTCCAGATGCAGCAGAAGCTAAATTAGCAGAAGACCATTTGATTAATGAAATTCACAGCTTGCTAGATGTTGATGAAGTTACATATTCTTCAAAGGAAGAAGAATTAAATAAGCTAATTAAAGATTTTGGCGATGAACTAAGTCTATTTGAGCAAAACAATCCGTTATATAACGTGTTATATGTAAAGGCGGTAGATCCGCTGAAAACGGCGGAAGTCGCGAAGCAAATTGATAGCTTCGATAATACACAAGAGGTTAAATATGGAGAAGGCAAAGTCGAAAAGCTGTTCAACTTTTTAGAAATTGCGCGTAATGTCGGACTTGTGTTAATTTTAGGTTTATTATTTACAGCGATGTTCTTAATTTCAAATACGATTCGTATTACGATTATTGCACGTAAAGATGAAATCGAAATTATGAAATTAGTAGGGGCAACCAATTCATTTGTGCGTATTCCATTTGTATTAGAAGGCATGTGGCTAGGTATTATTGGCTCAATTATTCCAATTGCCGTTGTATCGGTTGCTTACTATAAAATACATGAATTATTATCGCCGCGCTTAAAGGGCGAGCTATTCCAACTGTTAGACGTAACACCACTGTTATACCAAGTGAACGGCATGATTTTACTCATCGGCGTCTTCATCGGCGTCTGGGGCAGTTTCATGTCTGTACGTAAATTCTTAAAAGTATAG
- a CDS encoding peptidoglycan DD-metalloendopeptidase family protein encodes MKKLNTRSFKLLAVLLACVLFIQMPAAYAASLDDLKKERSELEAQKKALNKSLQQKTNELKTNQNHQEELISQLEKIGAEINTTNHNIAVVELDIEIANQEIDDLEKDIEALQEKIKQRDALLRERARAIQTGGTVSYIDVLLGANSFVDFIDRFSAVSTLMDADRQIMREQKEDQEKLEIQKAELIAKKENLEANKAELEKLKAHLVQKKKEKNKLVDDLEKEEARLHDQKEQLETHIHETIELSKETEAQMKKEQDRLLEIARKKALEKAAAKKKQQQQSSVSAGSGNLPTVSAGTWTRPAAGRFTSGFGRRDIGPIGSKNHLGVDIANSIGTPVIAAADGVVSYVGTMNGYGKLVMVTHSLDGAQFTTVYAHLSGFTSSVGDVVSKGDQIARMGNTGNSTGPHLHFEIHVGEWNGKRSNAVNPLRYISL; translated from the coding sequence TTGAAGAAGCTAAATACACGTTCATTTAAACTACTTGCTGTACTACTCGCATGCGTATTATTCATTCAAATGCCAGCAGCCTATGCAGCAAGTTTAGATGACTTGAAAAAAGAGCGTAGCGAGCTTGAGGCTCAGAAAAAAGCCTTAAATAAATCGCTCCAACAAAAAACAAATGAATTAAAAACCAATCAAAATCATCAAGAAGAGCTCATTTCACAATTAGAGAAAATCGGAGCGGAAATTAATACGACAAACCATAATATTGCAGTAGTAGAGTTAGATATTGAAATTGCCAATCAAGAAATTGACGATTTAGAAAAAGATATCGAAGCGTTACAAGAAAAAATCAAACAACGTGATGCACTGCTACGTGAACGTGCACGTGCCATCCAAACAGGCGGTACGGTAAGCTATATCGATGTATTGCTTGGCGCAAACAGCTTCGTTGATTTTATTGACCGATTTTCGGCAGTCAGTACGTTAATGGATGCGGATCGTCAAATTATGCGTGAGCAAAAGGAAGACCAAGAAAAGCTAGAAATTCAAAAGGCTGAATTGATTGCGAAAAAAGAAAATTTAGAAGCGAACAAAGCAGAGCTAGAAAAATTAAAAGCCCACCTTGTGCAAAAAAAGAAAGAAAAAAATAAGTTAGTGGACGACCTTGAAAAAGAGGAAGCCCGTTTACACGATCAAAAAGAACAACTTGAAACACATATTCATGAAACAATTGAGTTAAGTAAAGAAACCGAAGCACAAATGAAGAAAGAGCAAGATCGTTTACTTGAAATTGCACGTAAAAAGGCATTAGAAAAAGCGGCTGCGAAGAAAAAGCAACAACAACAAAGTAGTGTGTCAGCTGGTTCAGGGAACTTACCAACTGTATCAGCAGGTACATGGACAAGACCGGCTGCTGGACGCTTTACTTCAGGCTTCGGTCGTCGTGATATCGGCCCAATCGGTAGTAAAAATCACTTAGGTGTTGATATTGCCAATTCAATTGGTACACCAGTCATTGCAGCAGCAGACGGCGTTGTGTCGTATGTTGGAACGATGAACGGTTACGGTAAATTGGTAATGGTCACACACTCATTAGATGGCGCCCAGTTTACAACAGTGTATGCACACTTAAGTGGTTTTACATCAAGCGTTGGTGATGTTGTATCAAAAGGTGACCAAATTGCGAGAATGGGGAATACCGGGAACTCAACTGGCCCACACTTACACTTTGAAATTCACGTAGGTGAATGGAACGGTAAACGTTCAAACGCAGTAAACCCATTACGCTATATTTCGTTATAA
- the ftsE gene encoding cell division ATP-binding protein FtsE gives MIQMNNVVKKYPNGVVAANGITIEIKKGEFVYVVGPSGAGKSTFIKLMYREEKPTSGDVLINNINLRTLKNGRVPFLRRQLGVVFQDFKLLPRLTVYENVAFAMEVIEEQPKVIRKRVMEVLELVGLKHKVRMFPSELSGGEQQRVSIARSIVNRPKVMIADEPTGNLDPETSWEIMNIFEEINRQGTTIVMATHNREIVNTIRKRVIAIEGGMIVRDEYGGDYGYEG, from the coding sequence ATGATTCAAATGAATAATGTAGTCAAAAAGTATCCTAATGGCGTTGTCGCTGCGAACGGGATTACGATTGAAATAAAAAAAGGTGAATTCGTTTATGTTGTAGGTCCAAGTGGTGCGGGGAAGTCGACATTTATTAAATTGATGTACCGTGAAGAAAAGCCAACTTCGGGCGATGTGTTGATTAACAATATTAACTTACGCACGTTAAAAAATGGACGTGTACCTTTTTTACGACGTCAATTAGGCGTAGTATTCCAAGATTTTAAATTGCTACCACGTTTAACGGTTTATGAAAACGTAGCGTTTGCAATGGAAGTAATTGAAGAACAGCCAAAAGTTATCCGCAAGCGTGTGATGGAAGTGTTAGAGCTTGTTGGATTAAAACATAAAGTACGTATGTTTCCAAGCGAACTTTCAGGTGGAGAACAGCAGCGTGTGTCGATTGCCCGCTCGATTGTGAACCGTCCGAAAGTAATGATAGCGGACGAGCCTACAGGGAACCTTGATCCAGAAACGTCTTGGGAAATTATGAATATTTTTGAGGAAATTAATCGTCAAGGGACAACGATTGTCATGGCGACACATAACCGTGAAATCGTTAATACGATTCGTAAACGAGTTATTGCAATTGAAGGCGGCATGATTGTGCGCGATGAGTACGGGGGGGACTACGGCTATGAAGGGTAG
- a CDS encoding S41 family peptidase, translating to MRKSRIFLLLLALVIVVGLVYGYSKMQQEETKEQADFAAVNELHELITAESVYDITSEKLVEGALRGMANAINDPYSTYYSQQEAVFHKQALASERVGIGLELSEVNGKFIVVAPVKASPAEKAGIRPLDELVQVDETRLEGKTLGDVMKLMQGEAGETVALVLYRPELERHVKLEVKREKLKNTTVETQLLEVEEVKIGYVIISLFAENTAEEWKKALDVLLAKEVQGLIIDVRDNPGGYLHSVAQMMSMFEQNEKTFAYMQNHEGATESLKTKTSEAFAPYAKQLSNMPITVLQNEGSASASEVFAGALQDWKRGVVIGVTSFGKGTVQQTWELQNGGEVKLSTNKWLTPSKRWIHQVGIEPDLEVEQHPLYKVEMKVLKGRFDVGEYSEEIAYSQRVLSELGYNIGRTDGFYDLDTANEVEKFRKRYELEDGRQLDEVFFRELTLQLKNFKEDPVNDMQLQMAVSFVMHQFE from the coding sequence GTGCGAAAAAGTCGAATTTTTTTATTGCTACTGGCGCTAGTAATCGTTGTCGGACTTGTCTATGGTTATAGTAAAATGCAACAGGAAGAAACAAAAGAACAGGCGGATTTTGCGGCAGTCAATGAGTTACATGAACTGATTACGGCTGAATCGGTTTATGATATTACTTCGGAAAAGTTAGTAGAGGGGGCACTGCGCGGGATGGCAAATGCCATTAATGATCCGTATAGTACCTATTATTCACAGCAAGAAGCGGTTTTTCACAAGCAAGCGTTAGCGAGTGAGCGTGTTGGCATTGGGCTTGAATTATCGGAAGTGAATGGGAAGTTTATTGTTGTAGCGCCAGTGAAAGCATCGCCCGCAGAAAAAGCAGGGATTCGACCACTGGATGAGCTGGTTCAAGTCGATGAAACACGACTCGAAGGAAAGACACTGGGTGACGTGATGAAGCTAATGCAAGGGGAAGCGGGCGAAACGGTTGCGCTGGTACTGTATCGACCAGAGCTAGAGAGACATGTAAAACTTGAAGTGAAACGGGAGAAGCTTAAAAATACAACGGTGGAAACGCAATTATTAGAAGTGGAAGAAGTGAAAATTGGCTATGTAATCATCTCGCTCTTTGCCGAAAACACGGCGGAGGAATGGAAAAAGGCGCTTGATGTGCTTTTGGCAAAGGAAGTACAAGGCTTAATCATTGATGTACGTGACAACCCTGGTGGCTATTTACATAGTGTTGCACAAATGATGAGCATGTTTGAGCAAAATGAAAAAACGTTCGCCTATATGCAAAATCATGAGGGGGCGACAGAGTCACTGAAAACAAAAACAAGTGAAGCCTTTGCGCCTTACGCGAAGCAGTTAAGCAATATGCCGATTACGGTGTTGCAAAATGAAGGAAGTGCTTCAGCGAGTGAAGTCTTTGCCGGGGCGCTTCAAGACTGGAAGCGCGGTGTGGTCATTGGTGTCACAAGTTTTGGTAAAGGAACGGTCCAACAAACATGGGAACTGCAAAATGGTGGTGAGGTGAAGCTGTCGACAAATAAATGGTTAACACCATCGAAGCGCTGGATTCATCAAGTTGGGATTGAGCCGGATTTAGAAGTAGAGCAGCACCCGCTGTATAAAGTCGAAATGAAAGTGTTAAAAGGCCGTTTTGATGTGGGCGAATATAGCGAAGAAATTGCCTATAGTCAGCGTGTGTTAAGCGAGCTTGGCTATAATATTGGGCGGACAGATGGCTTTTATGATTTAGACACGGCAAATGAAGTTGAAAAATTCCGCAAGCGTTATGAGTTAGAGGATGGCAGACAGTTAGATGAAGTGTTTTTCCGTGAGCTGACGCTGCAATTAAAGAATTTTAAAGAAGACCCAGTAAACGATATGCAATTGCAAATGGCGGTGAGCTTTGTGATGCACCAATTTGAGTAA
- a CDS encoding TlpA disulfide reductase family protein, with the protein MKKNIGLIIVLALVITMVGTYIKKELDADQKISEQAMGKEVALDETVGLEKGNLAPDFTLSNLQGEPLTLSDLKGKRVVLNFWATWCPPCEAEMPHMQKYYEQYKNEDNVEIVGVNLTYAREKVERVETFLKSYDITFPIVLEPDESVANQYRILTIPTTFMIDTEGRVQKKIEGPLDLDTLRENVTQLN; encoded by the coding sequence ATGAAAAAAAACATCGGGTTGATCATCGTTTTAGCACTTGTCATCACGATGGTTGGCACATACATAAAAAAAGAATTAGATGCGGATCAAAAAATTAGTGAACAAGCAATGGGAAAAGAAGTCGCATTAGATGAAACGGTAGGCCTAGAAAAAGGTAATCTAGCACCGGATTTTACGCTTTCTAATCTACAAGGCGAACCATTGACACTTTCAGACTTAAAGGGTAAACGGGTTGTGTTAAATTTCTGGGCAACGTGGTGTCCGCCTTGCGAAGCGGAAATGCCGCATATGCAAAAATACTATGAGCAGTATAAAAACGAGGACAATGTCGAAATTGTTGGCGTCAATTTAACATACGCAAGAGAAAAAGTTGAGCGTGTTGAAACGTTTTTAAAGAGCTATGACATTACATTTCCGATTGTGTTAGAGCCAGATGAATCAGTTGCGAATCAGTACCGTATTCTTACCATTCCTACGACGTTTATGATCGATACTGAAGGCCGTGTACAAAAGAAAATCGAAGGACCGCTCGATTTAGACACATTACGAGAAAATGTTACACAATTAAATTAG
- a CDS encoding DUF4097 family beta strand repeat-containing protein — MQEQRKRILQLVENGTITADEAIVLLEKLSAKNESTPPTVQPVVPSTEKEDEPFKAEPFEEAKKDESKKTGFEDIFGKSFNDKEFNQKVEDFMGDIKKDLSQFSTRMTGIVGAALTKLKDLDIETPFGEKVDFAKTYAYPATEVRSIELDIANGKIDVVKAMDELVTVQVTGKAQLKGTEEETIAQITEELVTKTEDKIHMKSENKFTQIKVKIAIPEKHYDVFIARLLTGSISVENLDAKLIKARTYNGTIRLEESTFDHAELQTSNGAVEARKIKGDDLEIETANGRIYVDGELKEVEAESMNGTVAITTTSKEAHKLKARALAGSVEIYVPKTVALEGQIYSNFGKADVGLSDAKLYEEEEQFLLKSVRFTKELEGAKLLKITGESRTGTVLVRYTLQ; from the coding sequence ATGCAAGAACAACGTAAACGCATTTTACAATTAGTTGAAAATGGTACTATTACAGCTGACGAGGCCATTGTATTACTAGAAAAGTTATCAGCGAAAAACGAATCCACTCCGCCAACAGTACAGCCTGTCGTACCATCGACAGAAAAAGAGGACGAGCCCTTTAAGGCAGAGCCATTTGAAGAAGCTAAAAAAGATGAAAGTAAAAAAACAGGATTTGAAGATATTTTCGGCAAATCATTTAACGATAAAGAATTTAATCAAAAAGTAGAAGATTTTATGGGCGATATTAAAAAGGATTTATCACAGTTTAGCACGCGTATGACGGGCATTGTTGGCGCGGCCTTAACGAAGCTAAAGGACCTTGATATCGAAACGCCATTTGGTGAAAAAGTGGATTTCGCGAAAACATACGCTTACCCAGCAACGGAAGTTCGTAGCATCGAACTAGATATCGCGAACGGAAAAATCGATGTTGTTAAAGCAATGGATGAATTAGTGACCGTGCAAGTGACGGGTAAAGCGCAATTAAAAGGAACAGAAGAAGAAACAATCGCGCAAATTACCGAAGAGCTTGTAACGAAGACAGAAGATAAAATCCACATGAAATCTGAAAATAAGTTCACGCAAATTAAAGTGAAAATCGCTATCCCAGAAAAGCATTATGACGTATTTATCGCACGTTTACTTACAGGTTCGATTTCTGTAGAGAACCTAGATGCGAAGCTCATTAAAGCGCGTACGTATAACGGAACGATTCGTTTAGAGGAGTCGACGTTTGATCATGCGGAACTGCAAACGAGCAACGGGGCAGTTGAAGCGCGTAAGATTAAAGGTGATGATTTAGAAATCGAAACAGCAAACGGCCGCATTTATGTGGACGGTGAACTTAAAGAAGTCGAAGCAGAATCGATGAACGGCACAGTCGCGATTACGACAACGAGCAAGGAAGCCCATAAGCTAAAAGCGCGTGCATTAGCGGGTTCAGTAGAGATTTATGTGCCAAAAACAGTCGCATTAGAAGGACAAATCTACTCGAACTTCGGGAAAGCAGATGTCGGCTTAAGCGACGCAAAGTTATATGAGGAAGAAGAACAATTCCTTTTAAAATCAGTACGCTTCACGAAAGAATTAGAAGGCGCGAAGCTCTTAAAAATTACGGGTGAATCACGTACAGGTACGGTGCTTGTGCGTTATACACTGCAATAA